A region from the Rufibacter sp. DG15C genome encodes:
- a CDS encoding DNA-3-methyladenine glycosylase, whose protein sequence is MSKLPLSFYTRPDSVTIARELLGKHFYSSFDGVLTGGIIVETEAYSGENDAACHAHLGRRTKRTQIMYEPGGVSYVYLIYGIYSLFNIVTNAEGTADAVLIRAIEPLEGLPEMQQRRGLSNIETRLTAGPGLVTQAMGISTLHNGTSLVGNEIWVEDKGVLIQDEDIIAGPRVGVAYAGADALLPWRFSVRGSKWVSKAKPKY, encoded by the coding sequence ATGTCCAAACTGCCGCTCTCCTTTTACACCCGTCCAGACTCTGTGACCATTGCCCGTGAGCTGTTGGGCAAGCATTTTTACTCTTCCTTTGACGGGGTGCTCACTGGTGGCATAATCGTGGAGACCGAGGCGTATTCAGGCGAGAATGATGCGGCTTGCCACGCGCACTTAGGTAGACGCACCAAGCGCACCCAGATTATGTATGAGCCGGGCGGCGTTTCGTATGTGTATCTCATTTACGGCATTTATTCCCTGTTCAACATTGTCACCAACGCAGAAGGCACCGCAGACGCGGTGCTCATCAGGGCCATTGAACCGCTGGAAGGTTTACCTGAAATGCAGCAACGCCGTGGGCTCTCCAACATAGAAACCAGGCTCACCGCCGGGCCGGGCTTGGTGACGCAGGCCATGGGCATCTCTACGCTCCACAATGGCACTTCTTTGGTAGGCAATGAGATTTGGGTAGAAGATAAAGGGGTGCTTATCCAAGATGAAGACATCATTGCTGGTCCTAGGGTGGGAGTGGCCTATGCGGGGGCAGATGCCTTGCTGCCTTGGCGGTTTAGCGTGAGGGGGAGTAAATGGGTGAGTAAGGCGAAGCCTAAGTATTAA
- a CDS encoding glycosyltransferase family 2 protein, with amino-acid sequence MQKISAVLITLNAGEILRTTLQALSWCDELVVVDSGSTDQTLQICQEHGCRVEYRKFTGYGEQKRFAVELASHDWILSVDADEVVTDQLRSEIQAVLSQPAPTHAGYYVRIPLMFLGARIKSEASKKFLRLFNKQYGNYDTAAVHEKVRLNGTLGDLKGEMLHYSYKDIQDYFRKMNQYSTAAAVSLHEKKKEVPFALMVLKCPIAFFKTYLIKGCIWNGVPGFIYSFFSGFYPMMKYAKLWEANHNASNPNKQNTGF; translated from the coding sequence ATGCAGAAAATAAGTGCCGTCCTGATCACCTTAAACGCAGGCGAAATTCTGAGAACCACCTTGCAGGCCTTATCCTGGTGTGACGAGCTGGTGGTGGTAGACTCTGGCAGCACGGACCAGACCCTGCAGATTTGCCAAGAGCACGGGTGCCGTGTAGAATACAGGAAATTTACCGGCTACGGAGAACAGAAACGCTTTGCTGTGGAATTAGCTTCTCATGACTGGATATTGTCTGTAGACGCCGATGAAGTGGTCACGGACCAACTGCGGTCAGAGATACAAGCCGTCTTGAGCCAACCCGCTCCTACCCACGCAGGGTATTATGTTCGTATTCCGTTGATGTTCTTGGGCGCGCGCATCAAGTCTGAGGCCTCTAAGAAATTTCTGAGGCTGTTCAACAAACAGTATGGCAATTATGACACCGCCGCGGTGCACGAGAAAGTGAGGCTGAACGGCACTCTAGGTGATCTAAAAGGCGAGATGCTGCACTACAGCTACAAGGATATTCAGGACTACTTCAGGAAGATGAACCAGTACAGCACGGCAGCCGCGGTGAGCCTGCATGAGAAAAAGAAAGAGGTGCCGTTCGCGCTCATGGTCTTAAAATGCCCTATTGCGTTTTTTAAGACGTATTTAATTAAAGGCTGCATCTGGAACGGCGTACCGGGCTTTATCTATTCGTTCTTCTCAGGCTTCTACCCCATGATGAAGTACGCCAAACTCTGGGAAGCAAACCATAACGCCAGCAACCCCAATAAGCAAAACACCGGATTCTAG
- a CDS encoding sigma-70 family RNA polymerase sigma factor — translation MSEQRGNSMSKEEKDARFEAELMPVISSLYNFAFRLTLDEDDANDLVQETYLKAYRFFDYFEPGTNAKAWLFRILKNSFINDFRKKSKQPAKVDYSEVEGYYNSEDVDTEGDSSGGTTDLRMESVQDLIGDEVASALNSLPVDFRTVIILCDLEGFTYEEMAKILDIPIGTVRSRLHRARHFLKEKLEKYAKSMGYNS, via the coding sequence ATGAGCGAACAGAGAGGGAATTCAATGAGTAAAGAGGAAAAGGACGCCCGCTTTGAGGCGGAGTTAATGCCGGTCATTTCCTCTCTCTATAACTTCGCCTTCCGTCTTACCCTGGACGAAGACGATGCCAATGACCTTGTGCAGGAGACTTATCTTAAGGCCTATCGATTCTTTGATTATTTCGAGCCCGGAACTAATGCCAAAGCATGGCTGTTTCGCATCCTAAAGAATTCATTCATTAATGACTTCAGAAAAAAGAGTAAACAACCTGCCAAAGTAGACTACTCTGAGGTAGAAGGTTACTACAATTCTGAAGACGTGGACACCGAGGGAGACAGCTCCGGAGGAACCACGGATCTGCGCATGGAAAGTGTGCAGGACCTGATAGGGGATGAGGTGGCAAGTGCGTTAAACTCTCTGCCAGTAGACTTTAGGACGGTAATCATTCTTTGTGACTTAGAAGGATTCACCTATGAGGAGATGGCCAAGATCTTGGACATTCCAATTGGGACCGTGCGGAGTAGACTACACCGGGCAAGGCACTTCCTGAAGGAAAAGCTAGAGAAATACGCTAAATCGATGGGTTATAACAGCTAA
- a CDS encoding class I SAM-dependent methyltransferase, which produces MRIFLPEEQEFILKHLSHDPAQLMLQAKRFPHLPMQELVPQIKARQKALQKLPTWANHPEVVFSVMLSLEQSSSEVTAAYKSGLVQGETLADVTGGFGVDSFYFARRFAKVTHVEQNLELQEIAQHNFRLLGTENITSLNTTTEEFLNSINSPLDVIYLDPARRGQSQERVHLLQDCEPDVLNLLPILLQKAKKVLLKTAPMLDIDLALQDLTGVQHIWIVAVQNEVKEVLYLITSDQNPEPNITAVNLKTGQTPLEITFTKQQEEQVTAVYATEPLRYVYEPNTALLKGGAFKWLSQEYHVEKLHRNSHLYTSSALVPDFPGRIFEIIAQPKANAKDLHKLLPNKKANITVRNYPLTVAQLREKVKLKEGGDHYLFATTDLHNKPILLLAKKVD; this is translated from the coding sequence ATGCGCATATTTTTACCTGAGGAACAAGAGTTTATTCTCAAACATCTATCCCATGACCCAGCGCAGTTGATGTTGCAGGCCAAGCGGTTTCCTCACTTGCCCATGCAGGAGCTGGTGCCCCAGATAAAAGCCCGACAGAAGGCCCTGCAGAAGTTGCCTACCTGGGCCAACCATCCAGAGGTGGTGTTTTCGGTTATGTTGTCCCTAGAGCAGAGTTCGTCAGAGGTGACAGCGGCCTATAAAAGCGGATTAGTGCAGGGAGAAACGCTGGCAGATGTGACCGGCGGTTTTGGGGTGGACAGCTTCTACTTCGCCAGGCGGTTTGCCAAGGTCACGCACGTGGAACAAAACCTAGAGTTGCAAGAAATTGCCCAACACAACTTCCGGTTATTGGGCACCGAGAACATCACCAGCCTCAACACCACTACAGAAGAATTTCTAAACTCCATTAATTCCCCTTTAGACGTCATCTACCTGGACCCGGCCCGAAGGGGCCAAAGCCAGGAACGGGTGCACTTGCTCCAGGACTGCGAGCCAGACGTTTTAAACCTGCTTCCTATACTATTACAGAAAGCCAAAAAGGTATTGCTTAAAACGGCCCCCATGCTGGACATTGACTTAGCCTTGCAGGATTTGACGGGCGTACAGCACATCTGGATTGTAGCGGTGCAAAACGAAGTAAAGGAAGTACTGTACCTGATCACTTCTGACCAAAACCCTGAACCCAACATTACGGCTGTCAATCTAAAAACTGGCCAAACACCGCTGGAGATTACCTTTACCAAGCAGCAAGAGGAACAGGTCACCGCGGTATATGCCACTGAGCCCTTGCGCTATGTATATGAACCCAACACGGCGCTTTTGAAAGGCGGTGCGTTCAAGTGGCTGTCACAGGAATATCATGTAGAGAAACTGCACCGAAACAGCCATCTCTACACCTCCTCAGCACTTGTTCCAGATTTCCCCGGAAGGATTTTTGAAATCATAGCCCAGCCCAAAGCGAACGCCAAAGACCTGCATAAACTGCTCCCCAACAAAAAAGCCAACATCACCGTCCGGAACTATCCTTTGACCGTGGCGCAGCTGCGGGAGAAAGTAAAACTGAAAGAAGGCGGCGACCACTATCTCTTCGCCACCACAGACTTACATAACAAGCCCATTCTTCTCCTAGCCAAAAAGGTTGATTAA
- a CDS encoding DUF4397 domain-containing protein, translating to MKKWMKLCLMAALPTLLFTTACDDDDEDAPAVEQKANVMVVHASPNAPTVDLYVDGTKVNNTALAYPRNTGYLQVETGTRNIRVTPSGSGVASAVIDANLTLAANMNYSVFAAGPVNNITAVVVEDNLTAPAAGRAHVRFIHLAPDAPNVDVVVQATNANLFSNIAFKGSTAFTPVNAGSYTLLVQPVGTDVNAVTATVNLQAGKIYTVFAKGFLVPPAGNTNTLGAEVIVNN from the coding sequence ATGAAAAAGTGGATGAAACTATGCCTGATGGCTGCTTTGCCTACCTTGCTCTTTACTACCGCCTGTGATGACGATGATGAAGATGCGCCGGCTGTGGAGCAGAAAGCCAATGTGATGGTAGTGCATGCCTCGCCCAACGCCCCAACGGTTGATTTATATGTAGACGGTACCAAAGTCAACAATACCGCCCTTGCCTACCCTAGAAATACGGGGTATTTACAAGTAGAAACCGGAACCAGAAACATAAGAGTGACGCCTTCGGGCTCTGGTGTGGCCAGCGCCGTGATTGACGCTAACCTTACGTTGGCTGCTAACATGAACTACTCTGTATTCGCCGCTGGGCCGGTCAACAACATTACCGCCGTGGTGGTAGAAGACAACCTCACGGCACCTGCCGCCGGAAGAGCCCACGTACGCTTCATTCACCTGGCGCCAGACGCGCCTAACGTAGACGTGGTGGTGCAGGCGACCAATGCCAATCTGTTTTCGAACATTGCGTTTAAAGGTTCTACTGCCTTTACGCCGGTGAACGCAGGTTCTTACACGCTGCTGGTACAGCCGGTAGGCACAGATGTGAACGCCGTAACGGCCACCGTCAACTTGCAGGCTGGTAAAATCTACACCGTCTTCGCGAAAGGCTTCTTAGTGCCGCCGGCTGGCAACACCAACACACTGGGTGCCGAAGTGATTGTGAACAACTAA
- the ahcY gene encoding adenosylhomocysteinase produces the protein MVETYLKYKVKDISLAEWGRKEIKLAEAEMPGLMAIREEYGPSQPLAGARIAGCLHMTIQTAVLIETLTALGAEVTWSSCNIFSTQDHAAAAIAAAGIQVYAWKGMNAEEFDWCIEQTLFFGEDRKPLNMILDDGGDLTNMVFDQFPELAAGIKGLSEETTTGVHRLYERMKNGTLVMPAINVNDSVTKSKFDNKYGCKESLVDAIRRATDVMMAGKVAVVAGYGDVGKGSAASLRGAGARVIVTEIDPICALQAAMDGFAVRKMEEAIKEADIVVTATGNFNIVRGEHFQAMKDKTIVCNIGHFDNEIDMAWLNENYGHTKDTVKPQVDLYTINGKDIIVLAEGRLVNLGCATGHPSFVMSNSFSNQTLAQIELWTNTDAYENKVYTLPKHLDEKVARLHLAKIGVVLEELTPEQAAYIGVEVEGPFKPEYYRY, from the coding sequence ATGGTAGAAACGTATTTGAAGTACAAAGTAAAAGATATTTCCCTGGCTGAATGGGGAAGAAAAGAAATTAAACTAGCCGAAGCAGAGATGCCAGGCTTGATGGCGATCAGAGAAGAGTACGGCCCAAGCCAGCCTTTGGCGGGTGCGCGTATTGCTGGTTGCTTGCACATGACCATCCAGACGGCGGTTTTGATTGAGACGTTGACGGCCCTTGGCGCTGAGGTGACTTGGTCTTCTTGTAACATCTTCTCTACCCAGGACCACGCCGCTGCCGCCATCGCCGCGGCTGGAATTCAGGTGTATGCCTGGAAGGGCATGAATGCAGAAGAGTTTGACTGGTGCATTGAGCAGACCTTGTTCTTCGGTGAAGATCGTAAGCCCTTGAACATGATCCTAGACGATGGTGGTGACTTGACCAACATGGTGTTTGACCAGTTTCCAGAATTGGCCGCTGGCATCAAAGGTCTTTCTGAAGAGACGACTACGGGCGTGCATCGTCTGTATGAGCGTATGAAAAACGGCACTTTGGTGATGCCGGCTATCAACGTAAATGACTCTGTGACCAAGTCTAAGTTTGACAACAAATACGGCTGTAAAGAATCACTGGTAGACGCCATCAGACGCGCTACAGATGTGATGATGGCTGGTAAAGTTGCCGTAGTGGCTGGTTACGGTGATGTAGGAAAAGGTTCTGCCGCGTCTTTGCGCGGTGCCGGTGCCCGCGTGATTGTAACTGAGATTGACCCAATCTGTGCCTTGCAGGCTGCTATGGACGGTTTTGCCGTGCGTAAGATGGAAGAGGCTATCAAAGAAGCCGATATTGTGGTGACCGCTACCGGTAACTTCAACATTGTGCGCGGTGAGCACTTCCAGGCCATGAAAGACAAGACCATTGTCTGCAACATCGGTCATTTTGACAATGAGATTGACATGGCGTGGTTGAATGAGAACTACGGTCACACCAAAGATACTGTGAAACCACAAGTGGACCTGTACACCATCAACGGCAAAGACATCATTGTTTTGGCTGAAGGTCGTTTAGTAAACCTTGGTTGCGCTACAGGTCACCCATCATTCGTAATGTCTAACTCGTTCTCTAACCAGACTTTGGCCCAGATTGAACTGTGGACCAACACGGATGCCTATGAGAATAAGGTATACACCTTGCCGAAGCACTTGGATGAGAAAGTAGCCCGTCTGCACTTAGCCAAAATTGGTGTGGTGTTGGAAGAATTGACCCCAGAACAAGCCGCCTACATTGGCGTGGAGGTAGAAGGTCCTTTCAAGCCAGAGTACTACCGTTACTAA
- a CDS encoding glycosyltransferase family 2 protein: MSTRKRKTPLDNLTSSSDMTTSLIITTYNWKEALEVVLKSVLTQTEMPEEVIIADDGSREDTTEVIKQYQATFPVPLKHSWQEDLGFRAAESRNRAMAMATGDYLIIIDGDMVLHPDFVKDHKRAAEPDTFMHGKRVLLQPVLTQQILQTRQYHVTPFSSGIINRLNTLSIPVLSNLLSKKQPDIRSIRSCNMAFWRKDVLRINGFNNDFVGWGREDSEFAERLLNAGVIRKNLVLGGVGYHLYHEEKPRTSLPANDKILADAIAQKATWCQNGIDKFLR; encoded by the coding sequence ATGAGTACTCGCAAGCGGAAAACACCTTTAGATAATCTTACTTCTTCTTCTGACATGACCACCAGCCTCATCATCACTACCTACAACTGGAAAGAAGCCTTAGAGGTAGTCTTGAAAAGCGTGCTCACGCAGACAGAGATGCCCGAGGAAGTGATCATAGCCGATGACGGGTCCAGAGAAGACACCACTGAGGTAATTAAGCAGTACCAAGCCACGTTCCCAGTACCGCTCAAGCACAGCTGGCAGGAGGACTTAGGGTTTAGAGCCGCTGAGAGTCGCAACAGAGCCATGGCGATGGCTACGGGAGACTACCTCATCATTATTGACGGCGACATGGTCCTGCACCCTGATTTCGTGAAAGACCATAAGCGCGCCGCAGAGCCAGACACCTTTATGCACGGCAAACGCGTCTTATTGCAGCCAGTACTCACCCAGCAGATTCTGCAGACCAGGCAATACCACGTCACGCCGTTCTCCAGCGGCATCATCAATCGGCTGAACACGCTTTCCATTCCGGTTCTGTCCAACCTTCTCTCCAAGAAGCAGCCTGACATCCGGTCCATCCGTAGCTGTAACATGGCCTTCTGGCGAAAAGACGTGCTGCGCATAAACGGTTTCAACAATGACTTTGTGGGCTGGGGCCGTGAGGACAGCGAGTTTGCCGAGAGACTGCTGAATGCTGGCGTCATCCGGAAGAACCTGGTCTTGGGCGGCGTAGGCTATCACCTGTACCATGAGGAAAAACCCAGAACCTCCCTGCCGGCCAACGACAAGATTCTGGCCGACGCCATTGCGCAGAAAGCCACATGGTGCCAGAACGGGATAGATAAGTTTTTGCGGTAA